The following proteins come from a genomic window of Pseudomonas sp. WJP1:
- a CDS encoding paraquat-inducible protein A, whose amino-acid sequence MRAIDAGILICAECHELNKQEADTDEQVCTRCGALVHARSPNSVARTWALLITAAILYIPANVLPIMTVSSLGKGDPSTIMSGVIQLVQHGMIPIAAVVFIASIVVPTFKLVGIALLLFSVQRHQPLSARQRIWMYRFIEFIGRWSMLDIFVIAILVALVNFGRLATIEADLGAIAFASVVILTMLAAVTFDPRLIWDNTESDDDHD is encoded by the coding sequence ATGCGGGCGATTGATGCAGGCATTCTGATTTGCGCCGAATGCCATGAATTGAACAAGCAGGAAGCTGATACCGATGAACAGGTCTGTACTCGCTGCGGCGCGCTGGTGCATGCCCGCAGCCCTAACAGTGTGGCGCGGACCTGGGCGCTGCTGATCACCGCAGCCATTCTTTACATACCGGCCAATGTGTTGCCGATCATGACCGTGAGCTCCCTGGGCAAGGGTGATCCCAGCACCATCATGTCCGGTGTGATCCAACTGGTTCAGCACGGCATGATTCCCATTGCCGCAGTGGTGTTTATCGCCAGCATTGTGGTGCCCACGTTCAAACTGGTGGGTATCGCCTTGCTGCTGTTTTCCGTGCAGCGTCACCAGCCACTGTCGGCCCGCCAGCGCATATGGATGTACCGCTTTATCGAGTTCATCGGCCGCTGGTCGATGCTCGATATCTTTGTGATCGCCATCCTGGTGGCGCTCGTGAATTTTGGACGGCTTGCCACCATCGAAGCTGACCTGGGCGCCATTGCGTTCGCCAGCGTGGTGATTCTGACGATGCTTGCCGCAGTAACTTTCGATCCCCGACTGATTTGGGATAACACGGAGTCGGACGACGACCATGACTGA
- a CDS encoding paraquat-inducible protein A, with product MPDPVDASGLSELPLNDLVACHECDLLMRKPKLDHGEKALCPRCGYELYAHRYNVVQRSLALVIAALLLYIPANFLPIMQLNLLGQSSQDTVWSGVVGLFDTGMQSVSVIVFLSSMAIPLLKLLCQLAVLLSIRFDVGRSYGLLLYRIYHHLRDWGMLEVYFMGVLVAIVKLADMAAMTIGLGLACFIGLLLVQVWLEVVMSPHQIWQALSGEDAHAGD from the coding sequence ATGCCAGATCCGGTTGACGCCTCAGGGCTGTCAGAATTACCGCTGAACGATTTGGTGGCATGCCACGAGTGCGACTTGCTGATGCGCAAGCCCAAGCTCGACCATGGCGAGAAAGCCCTGTGCCCGCGATGTGGTTACGAGCTTTATGCCCATCGATACAACGTCGTGCAGCGCAGTCTCGCCCTGGTTATCGCGGCACTGCTGTTGTATATCCCGGCGAACTTTTTACCCATCATGCAACTCAATCTGCTCGGGCAATCGTCGCAAGACACTGTCTGGAGCGGGGTTGTCGGGCTTTTCGATACCGGCATGCAAAGCGTTTCAGTCATTGTGTTCCTGAGCAGCATGGCGATTCCGCTGCTCAAGCTGCTCTGCCAACTGGCCGTGTTGCTGAGTATCCGTTTCGACGTCGGACGTAGCTACGGCTTGCTGCTTTACCGTATTTACCACCATTTACGGGACTGGGGGATGCTTGAGGTTTACTTCATGGGCGTACTGGTCGCGATCGTCAAGCTGGCAGATATGGCAGCAATGACCATCGGCCTGGGCCTGGCGTGCTTCATTGGATTGTTGTTGGTTCAGGTCTGGCTGGAGGTTGTGATGTCGCCTCATCAGATCTGGCAGGCTTTATCAGGAGAGGATGCCCATGCGGGCGATTGA